A stretch of Treponema vincentii F0403 DNA encodes these proteins:
- a CDS encoding putative PEP-binding protein, whose protein sequence is MNMSKSIHFFSNKESLKSNIDKTILGIRGRQLNEFSELGLPIVPGLVMDATITQDLQQANALPLLRPFLKKMGEAVKKEFGDAENPLLLKLVISPNLVIANYPTLHNFGLAKTTIGGFEKKVGKDFASHEVLFLLRGIFSILYKIAELEGDGAKQELYKEQLEKIGNELKKEKRTESGETVMDMYQPYLPQEFFSTAEVQLNKTIQLISTLLSLEPDNENDVALLIQPLVYGNYDKESFSGRFFSRNIVTGEKKLQGMFFQEKFDEVDAVGKDINDIKPAYLEQLEAIAWQLEDHSKDVREIRFTIEAGKLWLIEQKSVEAKSTIALVHFLLDLYNRKIVDAEYVVKNVKPGQLNEILHPVINMASVKNLQHSKGGIAGAPGAAVGRVYFSADSLIEAQRIARLQSADTRCILCVPASYAGDVKAIEVSTGVLSNEGGYSAHASVVSRQYGKISLVRPDMKIMTNKAVINGITIKEGDYITLQVPYYGESTVYFGAAELIEPDPKTSGLLDFIDLTRSFIQDFHVRANADSPRDAALAVSFGAEGIGLCRTEHMFFNAKRINIFREMILAETTEERIEVLNRLQKVQMEDFYGIFKVMNGREVTIRLLDAPLHEFLPHNETELDGFVDYLKNEAKKTVSKKALAESIAIRAEVNPMLGHRGCRIAISYPEIYAMQVRAIFEAAYKLQKEGIETHVEIMVPIVMNFRELKQIAYGKKIEGHAYLGIRTIEQEMRTQLKAKPIDFKIGTMIELPVAALSAGEIARYAEFFSFGTNDLTQTTLGLSRDDFNSFMPDYTLYDLIDGNPFAILDPGVRELISIAIERGRLTRPDLKLGLCGEQGARPENIPFCMKAGLDYVSCSSYSVPIALLSIAQAELEKAENEGRKLTRKKASK, encoded by the coding sequence ATGAATATGTCTAAATCAATCCATTTTTTCAGTAATAAAGAATCGCTTAAAAGTAATATCGATAAAACGATCCTCGGTATCCGCGGACGCCAGCTGAATGAATTTTCGGAACTTGGGCTCCCGATCGTACCCGGACTTGTGATGGATGCAACCATTACACAAGACTTGCAACAAGCAAATGCTTTGCCGCTACTGCGTCCGTTCTTAAAAAAGATGGGTGAAGCGGTTAAAAAAGAATTCGGCGATGCGGAAAATCCTCTTTTATTAAAGCTTGTTATTTCTCCCAACCTTGTTATTGCCAATTATCCGACGCTGCATAACTTCGGTTTGGCAAAAACAACAATCGGCGGTTTTGAAAAAAAAGTCGGAAAAGATTTTGCAAGCCATGAAGTGCTGTTTTTGCTGCGCGGTATCTTCTCAATCTTGTATAAGATTGCAGAATTAGAGGGTGACGGCGCTAAGCAGGAACTCTACAAAGAGCAGTTGGAAAAAATCGGAAACGAACTAAAAAAAGAAAAACGTACCGAATCGGGCGAAACCGTTATGGATATGTACCAGCCGTATCTGCCGCAGGAGTTTTTCAGTACCGCAGAAGTGCAGCTGAATAAAACCATTCAGCTCATCAGTACGCTGCTCAGTCTTGAACCCGATAATGAAAACGATGTAGCGTTACTGATTCAGCCGCTGGTATACGGAAACTATGATAAGGAATCCTTTTCCGGTAGATTCTTCAGCCGCAATATCGTTACCGGCGAAAAAAAATTGCAGGGAATGTTCTTTCAAGAAAAATTCGATGAAGTCGATGCCGTTGGAAAAGACATTAACGACATAAAGCCTGCATATTTGGAGCAGCTGGAAGCAATTGCATGGCAGTTGGAAGACCACAGTAAAGATGTCCGGGAAATCCGTTTTACGATTGAAGCAGGGAAGCTGTGGCTTATCGAGCAAAAATCCGTCGAAGCAAAGAGTACGATTGCATTAGTGCACTTCCTGCTCGATTTATACAACCGCAAAATTGTTGATGCGGAATATGTTGTAAAGAACGTTAAACCCGGTCAGCTAAACGAAATATTACACCCGGTCATCAATATGGCAAGTGTTAAAAATCTGCAGCATTCAAAAGGCGGTATTGCAGGCGCTCCGGGTGCAGCGGTAGGTCGCGTATACTTTAGCGCCGATTCGTTGATCGAAGCACAGCGTATTGCACGTCTGCAAAGCGCCGATACCCGTTGTATTCTCTGTGTACCGGCCAGTTATGCTGGAGATGTAAAAGCAATCGAAGTTTCCACCGGCGTTCTTTCTAACGAAGGCGGTTATTCGGCTCATGCTTCCGTTGTTTCGCGTCAGTACGGAAAGATTTCGTTAGTCCGTCCGGACATGAAAATTATGACGAATAAAGCCGTTATCAACGGTATTACTATTAAAGAAGGGGATTATATCACCTTACAAGTACCTTATTACGGTGAGTCGACGGTATACTTCGGTGCAGCGGAGTTAATCGAACCCGATCCTAAAACATCCGGTTTGCTTGATTTTATCGATCTTACCCGCTCGTTTATCCAAGACTTCCATGTACGCGCCAATGCCGATAGTCCCCGTGATGCTGCTTTGGCGGTCAGTTTCGGCGCCGAAGGCATCGGGCTTTGCCGCACTGAACACATGTTCTTTAATGCTAAGCGTATCAATATCTTTAGAGAGATGATCCTTGCCGAAACAACGGAAGAACGTATTGAAGTGCTCAACCGGCTTCAAAAAGTTCAAATGGAAGACTTTTACGGTATCTTCAAAGTAATGAATGGCCGTGAAGTTACCATCCGTCTTTTGGATGCGCCGCTGCACGAATTTTTACCGCATAATGAAACCGAGCTGGACGGGTTTGTTGACTATCTTAAAAACGAAGCGAAGAAAACCGTCAGTAAAAAGGCTTTGGCGGAATCGATTGCGATACGGGCGGAAGTAAACCCCATGCTTGGACATCGAGGATGCCGTATTGCGATTTCCTATCCGGAGATTTATGCAATGCAAGTGCGTGCAATTTTTGAAGCGGCTTACAAGCTGCAGAAAGAAGGTATTGAAACGCATGTCGAAATCATGGTTCCGATTGTTATGAATTTCCGTGAGCTTAAACAGATTGCGTATGGAAAGAAGATTGAAGGCCATGCTTATCTGGGTATCCGCACAATCGAACAAGAAATGCGGACTCAGCTCAAAGCGAAACCGATCGATTTCAAAATCGGTACGATGATTGAATTACCGGTTGCTGCGTTATCCGCAGGAGAAATTGCCCGCTATGCGGAATTCTTCTCGTTCGGGACCAATGACTTGACCCAAACGACGCTCGGTCTTTCGCGCGATGACTTTAACAGCTTTATGCCGGATTACACATTATACGATTTGATAGATGGAAATCCGTTTGCGATTTTGGATCCGGGAGTGCGGGAGCTTATCAGTATCGCGATTGAACGCGGCCGGCTTACCCGTCCCGATCTCAAACTCGGCCTTTGCGGTGAACAGGGCGCCCGTCCTGAAAACATCCCCTTCTGTATGAAAGCCGGTTTGGATTATGTTTCCTGCTCGTCTTATTCGGTACCTATTGCGCTTCTTTCAATTGCGCAGGCTGAATTGGAAAAGGCGGAAAACGAAGGGCGCAAGCTTACGCGCAAAAAAGCTTCAAAGTAA
- a CDS encoding tyrosine-type recombinase/integrase: MTEIQLRAFYGYLISAEARAQLTAKTYINTMRLFQQQLGSERLIEDASADDCIGFLLARAGEGVTGRTLAKDQAALRSFYRFLQLENVRTDNPAEQLESPRREKNLPRALELDEVDKLLAAIPLDTPNGIRDRALFELIYSAGLRVSEAVTLSLEDIFFNEQLLKVRGKGGKERIVPFGAQAEERLTVYLKTARPLLLKPAHSENTETTGAVFLNHHGERLTRKGIWKRLQEIEQLSGVTTKIHTLRHSYATHLLAGGADLRSVQCLLGHASIATTQIYTHIEDKELEAYHRKFFKQ, from the coding sequence ATGACTGAAATACAACTGCGAGCCTTTTACGGGTATCTGATCTCGGCGGAGGCGCGGGCGCAGCTTACGGCAAAAACCTATATCAACACTATGCGTCTCTTTCAACAGCAGCTCGGCTCGGAGCGCCTTATCGAAGACGCTTCCGCGGACGACTGCATCGGTTTTCTCCTTGCACGGGCGGGAGAAGGCGTAACGGGAAGAACGCTTGCAAAAGATCAGGCGGCGCTCCGCTCCTTTTACCGCTTTTTGCAGCTGGAAAATGTCCGCACCGATAACCCTGCAGAGCAGCTGGAAAGCCCCCGCCGCGAAAAAAACTTGCCGCGAGCGCTTGAGCTCGACGAAGTAGATAAGCTCTTAGCCGCAATCCCGCTGGATACGCCAAACGGCATCCGCGACCGCGCCCTGTTTGAGCTGATCTACTCGGCGGGGCTGCGGGTAAGCGAAGCAGTAACGCTCTCGCTCGAAGACATTTTCTTTAACGAACAGCTGTTGAAAGTACGGGGCAAAGGCGGCAAGGAGCGCATCGTTCCTTTCGGAGCGCAGGCGGAAGAGCGGCTTACTGTTTATTTAAAAACCGCCCGCCCTCTCCTTCTCAAACCGGCACACAGCGAAAACACCGAAACAACCGGAGCGGTGTTCTTAAATCACCACGGCGAACGGCTTACCCGTAAAGGCATTTGGAAACGCTTACAGGAAATTGAACAGCTCAGCGGCGTTACCACAAAAATCCACACTCTCCGCCACTCGTATGCAACCCACCTGCTCGCAGGCGGGGCAGATCTCCGCTCCGTGCAATGCCTGCTCGGTCATGCAAGCATCGCCACCACTCAGATTTACACCCATATTGAAGACAAAGAGTTGGAAGCCTACCACCGTAAATTTTTTAAGCAATGA
- the rlmB gene encoding 23S rRNA (guanosine(2251)-2'-O)-methyltransferase RlmB — protein sequence MQIITGFHAIEELLRAVEAQLEKNFSGTKSSQIGKKAGGGKTPSVRLKLFYAKQGPRVKKILAQAEKLSVPIERRTDAELDKLVAPLPEYLQNHRGIILIDERPQEQSPKLFSDALLAELASRPKAFVVVLDSITDPHNTGAIIRSADQFSVDAVVLPERRSAGDFQTVSKISAGAAAWVPLLYTANLVRTVEELKRNGFWVFGADAQGEPLPHTKFPDKTLLIMGSEGSGISRLLKTSCDSFTAIPTSGKLDSLNVSVAAGILMYEIRRQQNG from the coding sequence ATGCAGATTATCACCGGTTTTCACGCAATTGAAGAATTACTGCGGGCGGTTGAAGCGCAGTTAGAAAAAAATTTTTCAGGAACAAAAAGTTCCCAAATAGGAAAAAAGGCCGGAGGCGGCAAGACGCCCTCGGTACGGCTCAAACTTTTTTACGCCAAGCAGGGACCGCGGGTAAAAAAAATTTTGGCACAGGCGGAAAAACTTTCCGTTCCGATAGAGCGGCGGACTGACGCCGAGCTTGACAAGCTCGTTGCGCCGTTACCTGAATATCTGCAAAATCACCGCGGGATTATCCTCATCGATGAACGCCCGCAGGAGCAGTCGCCCAAGCTTTTCTCCGATGCGCTGCTTGCCGAACTTGCTTCCCGCCCTAAGGCCTTTGTCGTCGTCCTTGATTCAATCACCGACCCCCACAATACCGGCGCCATTATCCGCAGCGCCGACCAATTTTCCGTCGACGCCGTCGTGCTCCCCGAACGGAGATCCGCCGGAGACTTTCAGACCGTTAGCAAGATCAGCGCGGGCGCGGCGGCGTGGGTTCCGCTGTTGTATACGGCGAATTTGGTACGGACGGTGGAGGAACTTAAACGCAACGGCTTTTGGGTATTCGGCGCCGACGCGCAAGGGGAACCGCTTCCGCACACAAAGTTCCCCGATAAAACGCTGCTCATTATGGGCAGCGAAGGGTCGGGAATCAGCCGCCTGCTAAAAACCTCCTGCGATTCCTTTACGGCAATCCCTACCTCCGGCAAGCTGGACAGCCTCAATGTCTCGGTCGCTGCCGGTATTTTGATGTACGAGATACGCCGGCAGCAAAACGGATAG
- a CDS encoding MBL fold metallo-hydrolase RNA specificity domain-containing protein encodes MSINVYSLGAAEEVTGSKHILDVDGYLYLFDCGAFQGKRAEADKKNRDFGVPADKLTAVVLTHGHYDHCGLLPLLGIHGFAGNIYATPASRDIANLVLMDSARIQARDAEYLQKQALKKHEKFDWKPLFTEEDVVQTINQFVTVSYHRPVWIGPNVQLEFYDAGHILGSAIAFITAKDSTGKTVKIAFTGDLGRKNKSIIRDPDIIPSADYIMIESTYGNRRHEDIHNAMDMLEHAVNDAVKMRGKIIIPAFAVERTQELIYYFHLLTDQKRIPYIPIYVDSPMAVNATTIFQVHPECFDHETQEAFVKHHKNPFGFNALKFITSVDESKALNAMEEPMVIISADGMCEFGRVTHHLANNISKPSTKIMLVGYMAENTLGRRLRNREPEVKIFGEWHPVRAEILQINAFSAHADYVEIVEWLDSLDTGNLKKLLMVHGEPDAQSFFQAYLQEHRYESHIMKYGDVIEL; translated from the coding sequence ATGAGCATCAACGTGTATTCTCTGGGAGCCGCAGAGGAAGTAACCGGTTCAAAGCATATCCTCGACGTTGACGGATATTTGTATCTCTTTGACTGCGGGGCTTTCCAAGGGAAGCGGGCGGAAGCCGATAAGAAAAATCGAGACTTTGGCGTCCCTGCCGATAAATTAACCGCCGTGGTTCTTACCCACGGCCACTACGACCACTGCGGACTTTTGCCGCTGTTGGGCATACACGGGTTTGCCGGCAATATCTATGCGACGCCTGCTTCACGGGATATTGCCAACCTCGTTTTGATGGATTCAGCCCGCATACAGGCGCGGGATGCCGAATACCTACAAAAACAGGCGCTCAAAAAACACGAAAAATTCGACTGGAAACCGCTTTTTACCGAAGAAGATGTCGTACAAACCATCAATCAATTTGTAACGGTTTCCTATCACCGGCCGGTATGGATTGGGCCGAATGTTCAGCTCGAATTTTACGATGCGGGACATATTCTCGGCTCCGCGATAGCGTTTATCACGGCAAAAGATTCTACCGGCAAGACCGTAAAAATTGCATTTACCGGAGACCTCGGCAGAAAGAATAAATCGATTATCCGCGACCCGGATATCATTCCCTCCGCCGACTATATTATGATAGAAAGCACCTACGGGAACCGCCGGCACGAGGATATTCATAACGCGATGGATATGCTGGAACATGCGGTCAATGATGCGGTAAAGATGCGCGGTAAAATTATCATCCCCGCTTTTGCCGTTGAACGGACACAGGAACTCATCTATTATTTCCATCTGCTGACGGATCAAAAAAGAATTCCCTATATTCCCATCTATGTCGATTCGCCGATGGCAGTCAACGCAACGACAATCTTTCAGGTGCATCCCGAATGCTTTGACCACGAAACGCAGGAAGCCTTTGTCAAACACCATAAGAATCCGTTCGGCTTTAATGCGCTCAAGTTTATTACGAGCGTTGACGAATCGAAAGCACTCAATGCGATGGAAGAACCGATGGTTATCATCAGTGCGGACGGTATGTGCGAATTCGGCCGCGTTACGCATCATCTTGCAAATAATATTTCAAAACCTTCGACAAAAATCATGCTGGTAGGATATATGGCCGAAAATACGCTCGGCAGACGCCTGCGGAATCGTGAGCCGGAGGTAAAGATATTCGGAGAATGGCATCCGGTTCGCGCGGAAATCCTTCAGATAAATGCATTCAGCGCCCATGCCGATTATGTTGAAATTGTCGAGTGGCTCGATAGCCTCGACACCGGAAACTTGAAAAAGCTGCTGATGGTTCACGGCGAACCGGACGCACAGAGTTTCTTTCAAGCGTACCTACAAGAGCACCGCTATGAATCGCACATAATGAAATACGGCGATGTAATTGAGTTATAA
- a CDS encoding TrmH family RNA methyltransferase, translated as MSELHQKELAVCGFEAVKALAAEHPEKISRLFFAGSRARTFGALCKYLAQRKRLYRLVQSDAELEKLCGSVHHQGVVAMIEEPCIAAVTPERIKQWEAGKAAVLLCDRIGNANNLGAVIRSAAFFGIEHIVISGEDAQAQLTPSAYRIAQGGMEFITLYTAPSAEHFLKACSGYLMRLGADHRAYRSLKDIPSLVRADEAVVVVLGNEEHGISAEAKKLCDVLVKISGSGAIESLNVAQAGTLFCSALAELRRESTNLT; from the coding sequence ATGAGTGAATTACATCAAAAAGAATTGGCGGTGTGCGGCTTTGAAGCGGTAAAAGCGCTCGCTGCCGAACATCCCGAAAAAATTTCCAGACTTTTTTTTGCCGGAAGCAGGGCGCGGACATTCGGCGCTCTTTGTAAATACCTTGCGCAGCGGAAGCGGCTTTATCGACTGGTACAGTCTGATGCCGAATTGGAAAAGCTGTGCGGTTCCGTTCATCACCAAGGGGTTGTCGCAATGATTGAAGAACCCTGCATCGCTGCCGTAACACCGGAGCGGATTAAACAGTGGGAGGCCGGTAAGGCTGCAGTGTTACTGTGCGACCGTATCGGGAATGCGAATAACCTCGGAGCGGTCATCCGCAGCGCAGCCTTTTTCGGCATAGAGCATATCGTGATAAGCGGGGAAGATGCGCAGGCTCAGCTGACTCCGAGCGCCTACCGGATTGCCCAAGGGGGGATGGAGTTTATCACCCTATATACCGCCCCTTCCGCCGAGCATTTTTTAAAGGCGTGCAGCGGTTATTTGATGAGGCTAGGGGCTGATCATCGGGCATACCGCAGCTTAAAGGATATTCCGTCGCTGGTTAGGGCGGATGAGGCGGTTGTTGTAGTGCTTGGAAATGAGGAGCACGGCATTTCCGCCGAAGCGAAAAAGCTTTGCGATGTGCTGGTTAAAATCAGCGGCAGTGGCGCTATCGAAAGTCTTAACGTAGCGCAGGCTGGTACGCTCTTTTGCTCCGCGCTTGCCGAACTCCGGCGGGAATCAACAAACCTGACGTAG
- the dpaL gene encoding diaminopropionate ammonia-lyase gives MEKILWTENKLPKTGNKQLAVMALDEINKAHEFHKSFPQYAPTPLVPLKKMADMLGVGSVFIKDESWRFGLNAFKVLGGSFAMAKYIAKQLKKDVSELPYEVLTGEKLRKEFGQATFFTATDGNHGRGVAWAANKLGQKSVVLMPKGSTKTRFDNIAKEGAQVTIENVNYDECVRMAAALAAKTEHGVMVQDTAWEGYEEIPAWIMQGYGTMALEAAEQLKAAGVDRPTHIFVQAGVGSLAGAIQGYFKNLFPNNCPVTVVVEARAADCLYRSATAADGKPHFVTGDLQTIMAGLACGEPNTISWDILKNNTSCFVSAPDWVSARGMRMLAAPIKGDSPVTSGESGAVPFGLLASIMQHDDMKDLRAALKLDKNSKILCFSTEGDTDPDMYKKIVWEGLYPSI, from the coding sequence ATGGAAAAGATTCTTTGGACGGAAAATAAGCTTCCGAAAACGGGCAACAAACAGCTTGCGGTGATGGCTTTAGACGAAATCAACAAGGCGCATGAATTTCATAAAAGTTTCCCGCAATACGCGCCGACTCCGCTGGTGCCTCTAAAAAAGATGGCGGATATGCTCGGCGTCGGTTCGGTGTTTATCAAAGATGAATCGTGGCGGTTCGGCTTAAATGCGTTTAAAGTGCTCGGCGGTTCCTTTGCAATGGCTAAGTATATTGCAAAACAGCTGAAAAAAGATGTTTCGGAACTTCCGTACGAAGTATTAACCGGTGAAAAACTGCGGAAAGAGTTCGGGCAGGCTACCTTCTTTACCGCAACCGACGGTAATCACGGGCGCGGTGTGGCCTGGGCTGCAAATAAGCTCGGTCAAAAATCGGTTGTATTGATGCCGAAAGGTTCTACAAAGACCCGCTTCGATAACATTGCCAAAGAGGGAGCACAGGTTACCATCGAAAACGTTAACTACGACGAATGTGTGCGTATGGCAGCCGCGCTTGCCGCAAAAACCGAACACGGTGTGATGGTGCAGGATACCGCATGGGAAGGATACGAAGAAATCCCCGCGTGGATTATGCAGGGTTACGGTACGATGGCGCTTGAAGCTGCGGAACAGCTCAAGGCGGCAGGAGTAGACCGTCCTACCCATATCTTTGTACAAGCGGGAGTCGGTTCGCTTGCCGGTGCAATTCAGGGATATTTTAAAAATCTCTTCCCCAATAATTGTCCCGTTACCGTTGTCGTAGAAGCCCGCGCGGCAGACTGCCTATACCGGTCTGCGACGGCAGCCGATGGGAAACCGCACTTTGTAACGGGAGACTTGCAAACAATCATGGCGGGACTTGCATGCGGCGAACCGAACACCATCTCGTGGGATATCCTCAAAAATAATACCAGCTGCTTTGTATCGGCGCCCGATTGGGTTTCCGCCCGCGGTATGCGTATGCTCGCAGCACCCATCAAGGGAGATTCACCGGTTACCTCAGGCGAATCCGGCGCGGTACCGTTCGGCCTCTTAGCCTCAATTATGCAGCACGATGATATGAAGGATTTACGCGCGGCATTAAAGCTCGATAAGAATTCAAAGATACTGTGCTTTTCTACGGAAGGAGACACCGATCCCGATATGTACAAAAAAATCGTTTGGGAAGGATTGTATCCGTCGATATAG